In the genome of Penaeus vannamei isolate JL-2024 chromosome 26, ASM4276789v1, whole genome shotgun sequence, one region contains:
- the LOC113823309 gene encoding histone acetyltransferase KAT6B isoform X2, whose translation MGPKDRDRGGGGGGGGGGGGGGGGGGGGGGGSGSDGSGSPSASSEMWLKRLLTAIAKIKSQKQRPNLERITQTMRQLYTVPPDEVVTNLQAQVDAGNILYIENKGIESYADPKNPPQRTGRVSSRAPTATSRAADLVGKVVRAVQELGSEGSSLKDIAAHLQAQGALNDPDGANLVRHATKRALQRGFLAQNGKLYTLGTLTKHRKSTGRPPVAKALHLDDDDDDDIGLALHDRTLEANAHLQNTTMPICCECLGTENSVEGGFMHCGTCRTSVHPKCLRLDPASSVRLQKQGWQCEDCKPCIVCRKTASEVLGSLIICTTCDEGYHIRCVTPTLEHRPNSPNWCCSHCTKGPRATNNNNRSNTASPTESIQGEGIASNSTLASNRKGRGRSRKGLQETVRSRKYSSSSSSSRSRSASRWRKSESEQQKELPSDSEDSDGMHGHLGPPKKLLSDKLSKEKAKFFKRSLAEKGKFRAAKSEIRVVSHGSAGTGISGMKRENTSGQVKRVELGSELSSSGPESTTDTSSSDESGADMPKAAIRRTLGHDSDGSPPLQHSKGTMGIKLHGRKSDSLSEGEVDSGSGTPHEERSSSSTNSSSAMLASGHLKGLFDGLSHLYTPYDSRKRPMQERPKYKGPKRILKLSREGETQLCEASGESGGRVGEGVEGIYGGECSGAGSGMGRSGGAWSAWASHRWPGTSVGASSGGTSAIPSTLVAANPLAASVGGGGSQTQAADGRKWRKMKPEGCSSHTGDPGVNAEVLLSPPTVESKVSMEPLHRPPLPPGVTERDLEMFKKAQEQAVQEMDKNRTTVQERDPFNMSRCPASIDFGQYDIQTWYSAPYPQEYARLTKLFLCEFCLKYMKSVSMLGRHLEKCLWRTPPGTEIYRKDNLSVFEVDGNVSKIYCQNLCLLAKLFLDHKTLYYDVEPFLFYVLTRNDEKGCHLVGYFSKEKLSALKYNVSCIMTMPQYQRQGYGRFLIDFSYLLSKREGQPGTPEKPLSDLGRVSYTAYWKSVILEYLFHLRDKSSFCIQEVVKDKAMYPADVVYTLNILGFFKRNALGQMVVSIDWNMVEEHYQKQLNNPRRLRLDPEALRWSPLVPGHNVSVQQDSDEEEEEKEETKEKKENDSLEISKNDESCKMDDIKVEESEKEPVLADESSKLQEEEEEPEPEPEPEPEPEPEPEPEPEPESEPEPKKVEEEVSQVPPVLLSPSPKKRGRAAKVPDTAEISESVVEAKEREKENINSSVDDIKQTENISSQNKIDDKMSLASKEDAYVFKEEDESDFEPTFRSLHSERRKSHTLKETQCSLERRRGKRRVRGHNEDERLSLEEPQPTEKDFIKDLVSNKRGNLDSMSTPRNSRRVASSSRVNYGEVDTEDSREITEEDNDSSVMIPKSRRETSSRTRKKPEVGESEEDASVVRETSRNKRKAEAQETEETITSHRESSRTRRKQDTSIGDMEKESHNTSAGESERSQRLRNKTLNSSVNSSREGRRRKHSEIEEEEQAPVDTDKNEAQKNKSQQEAEERLTPKHKRARRSDEKDRTISQNHEVVERHTRRNNEVEETSRTRKSKRIEEQPDPVNLRSKKSRLSRNLSSSDAAAAGLRRSLRGVANGPEEEEHENEEDGMDSGDLEMPHLEPMVDLEKHSATPKSNESTRGRRDCAESRYLTKSEQGRNGKVETNQKGEEKITKVEEPAQPAQPSLVKKRGWPKGVPRGPKNSSRGRGRGPGRPASRGRGRSKFQGAQKPAPLDGPDVQESVPENRQSLNDVTDGQHDEVEEPKGVEPKKDDPVPDPAPGESTPAPEKEADGTAALPEAPVENAAKEDSAEKDDNAQKESKSETEVETDSVAPEEVECKDPEKEVVKDCDTNPAPDVFKDSVVGANTESKESGENDAPEKQEDEMEVEKENHDPAKEAVLEKDVAGEVEQELSEADKAVASIMNGTSETIPNGDCLEHETFSNPPPVEEVPEVPECKVGDGRVDEAYQEEVTKAVESIWGGTEERESNLVEDPRPPEIIEEPKISSPSAPIIPSSPIRHTLSPAIPSCSPLHPEGEVSLQSPANSVDHNRSPESSVPHSPIPSTPPHAPAPPSPTTPVPSPLPPDSPLEPPCAPAPVTPTSPGSPASPPSPSSIGSPTPLHSPSSPNSEIPVDHIQPSASPQPLDLEEDQSCHLPSAEEPMPVPETPLLSTVSSHHSPDVQERKSQHCEPVVKELVQDQQQSQSQPQPQPQSQPQPQPQPQPQPQPQPQCLPQAQSESQPQPETHSQPEPQTEKQQTSQLQTQEQGQGDGPGEEEGHASEPRVQAAVPGVPDTLSAAGRQEENLASQMEQTYEPADATKVDNHPTGQEAAHTHDLALEVGEGPKVTSSAGSTPPSSCGSTNTTSVITRQAPTPTPPHQQEVSSMGVYTPDSTTNSVHSMHGYSQGEFDVSQLGIESPTSISSNEMAHSVEAPQQASTPQSYSDCAQVSNQQVQPPTPTHVQPTTPTHVQPSTPTHTQPTTPTPPHIARTTPTPTPILPQPVPQPQPQPQTHSQTQTQPIITQSTSQIIPAIGVVSLPHTQPHQAPTKHQPSKQRHIQPKPPAQPQVQISSSGSRPPSNLGTQLSPQSAMAAMHASSQAHMMSQRMVAGTPHPPSGLSQHHPMSHHPHAAHPPHPPRTPHVTHSHSQMQNFTHHPNYMMGPHQQMLGHHTSMSYLAQPTVTTYAQAHTPAHSSSYMTSVIQSRMGGPQQPPSQNASSSSTSSTQRATHGASSSGVCGPSPSNYHFLNSSPPGPSPTPTPMGSGQHHAGGVQASASSCSIARLQQLTNGIMDIVPQPPCAGVTPPPSHTVTPPPSHTVTPPPAAAAAAAAAQRNMTPPISNLQSQVPLSYKYKSHQAAAAAQMSSNMMAPAMLGYQVNGYRMPGQAGAMSALNPSYLTNPSFMNQQLPMQMMNMHPQAAGQYQDPRTQPQNTMYPPYSYMSPLQLNGTMRR comes from the exons aaCACCACCATGCCTATTTGCTGCGAGTGCCTGGGTACAGAAAATAGTGTTGAAGGCGGCTTTATGCACTGTGGTACCTGCCGGACCTCAGTCCACCCCAAGTGTTTGCGTCTTGACCCTGCGTCCTCTGTGAGATTACAAAAGCAAGGGTGGCAATGCGAAGACTGCAAACCTTGTATAGTATGTCGGAAGACTGCATCAGAG GTCCTAGGCAGCCTAATTATATGCACAACATGTGATGAGGGCTACCATATAAGATGCGTCACACCCACACTGGAGCACCGGCCAAATTCCCCCAACTGGTGCTGTTCCCATTGTACCAAAGGGCCGCGagccaccaacaacaataatcgtAGCAATACTGCATCACCTACGGAAAGCATCCAGGGTGAGGGCATAGCCAGCAACAGCACCCTGGCTTCCAATAGAAAAGGGCGAGGGAGGTCCCGGAAGGGTCTCCAGGAAACTGTGAGAAGTAGAAAGTACAGCTCCTCATCGTCCAGTTCGCGGTCAAG GTCAGCATCTCGATGGCGTAAAAGTGAGAGTGAGCAGCAGAAGGAGCTACCCAGCGACTCAGAGGACAGTGATGGTATGCATGGGCATCTTGGCCCTCCAAAGAAACTTCTTAGTGACAAGTTATCCAAAGAAAAGGCTAAGTTTTTCAAAAGGAGTTTGGCTGAGAAGGGTAAATTTAGAGCTGCAAAGAGTGAAATACGGGTGGTGTCTCACGGGAGTGCGGGTACTGGCATAtcagggatgaaaagagagaacacCAGTGGGCAGGTAAAGCGTGTGGAGCTGGGCAGTGAGTTAAGTTCCAGTGGGCCAGAATCAACCACAGACACTAGTAGTAGTGATGAGTCTGGTGCTGACATGCCTAAGGCAGCCATCAGAAGAACACTAGGGCATGATAGTGATGGCAGTCCACCTCTGCAGCACAGCAAGGGAACTATGGGCATTAAACTTCATGGCAGGAAATCTGATTCTCTGAGTGAAGGTGAGGTGGACTCGGGAAGTGGCACACCTCATGAGGAGCGAAGTTCCTCGTCAACTAACTCTTCAAGCGCAATGCTTGCCTCTGGACACTTGAAAGGCCTTTTTGATGGCCTGAGCCACCTCTATACACCGTATGACTCTCGGAAGAGACCAATGCAGGAAAGACCAAAGTATAAAGGACCAAAGAGGATATTAAAGTTATCCAGAGAGGGGGAGACCCAGCTCTGTGAGGCCAGTGGGGAGAGTGGAGGCAGAGTTGGTGAAGGTGTTGAGGGGATCTATGGTGGTGAGTGTAGTGGTGCGGGAAGTGGGATGGGACGAAGTGGGGGGGCATGGTCAGCGTGGGCGTCCCACAGGTGGCCTGGCACCAGTGTGGGGGCAAGCTCGGGTGGCACCAGTGCCATCCCGTCAACTCTGGTAGCAGCCAATCCTCTGGCGGCCAGCGTGGGTGGTGGTGGCAGCCAGACTCAGGCAGCGGATGGACGCAAATGGCGCAAGATGAAGCCCGAGGGCTGCAGCAGCCACACTGGGG ATCCGGGAGTGAATGCTGAAGTGTTGCTCTCCCCGCCCACAGTGGAGAGTAAAGTCAGTATGGAGCCCCTCCATCGACCACCTTTACCCCCAGGAGTCACTGAGAGAGATTTGGAAATGTTTAAGAAGGCTCAGGAACAGGCAGTGCAG GAAATGGATAAAAATAGAACAACGGTTCAAGAGCGGGACCCCTTCAATATGTCACGGTGTCCAGCCAGCATAGATTTTGGCCAGTATGATATTCAGACATGGTATTCCGCTCCATACCCCCAGGAATATGCACG GTTAACCAAACTGTTCCTTTGTGAATTCTGTCTTAAGTACATGAAAAGTGTCTCTATGTTGGGCCGGCACTTGGAAAAGTGTCTTTGGCGCACTCCACCTGGTACTGAAATCTACCGGAAAGATAATCTTTCTGTCTTTGAG GTGGATGGTAATGTGAGCAAAATATATTGTCAGAATCTGTGCCTATTAGCTAAATTGTTCCTGGATCATAAGACTCTATACTATGATGTAGAACCCTTTCTCTTCTACGTTTTAACTCGCAATGATGAGAAGGGTTGCCATCTTGTTGGATACTTCAGTAAGGAGAAGCTCTCAGCATTAAAATATAATGTGTCATGTATCATGACTATGCCACAGTACCAGCGGCAAGGCTACGGGCGTTTCCTTATTGATTTTA GCTACTTGCTGTCGAAAAGAGAGGGCCAGCCAGGAACACCTGAGAAGCCCCTCTCCGACCTGGGAAGAGTTTCTTACACTGCCTATTGGAAGTCGGTTATCTTGGAGTACCTGTTTCACCTACGGGACAAAAGCTCCTTCTGTATCCAAGAAGTGGTCAAGGACAAAGCCATGTATCCTGCTGATGTTGTGTATACACTGAATATTCTTGGCTTCTTTAAGAGAAATGCATTAGGACA AATGGTAGTTAGCATAGACTGGAATATGGTAGAGGAACACTACCAGAAGCAGCTGAACAACCCCCGGAGATTGCGGCTAGATCCAGAAGCACTCCGCTGGTCACCACTTGTACCTGGGCATAATGTATCCGTGCAACAAGACTCTGATGAG gaggaggaagagaaagaagagacaaaggagaagaaagaaaatgacagtcTGGAGATCAGCAAAAACGATGAATCATGTAAGATGGATGACATCAAGGTGGAGGAATCGGAGAAGGAACCAGTGTTGGCAGATGAAAGCAGCAAactacaagaggaggaggaagagccagAGCCGGAGCCGGAGCCAGAACCTGAGCcggagccagagccagagccagagccggAGCCAGAGTCGGAGCCTGAGCccaagaaagtggaggaggaagtatCCCAAGTGCCTCCTGTGCTGTTGTCACCTTCCCCCAAGAAGCGAGGAAGAGCTGCCAAGGTCCCCGACACAGCCGAGATTTCGGAGTCTGTG GTGGAagccaaagagagggagaaggagaatattaACAGCAGTGTTGATGATATCAAACAGACTGAAAACATTTCCTCACAAAACAAAATTGATGACAAGATGTCATTAGCCTCAAAGGAGGATGCTTATGTTtttaaggaagaggatgagagcgaTTTTGAACCTACCTTCCGAAGCCTCCACAGCGAAAGGAGGAAGTCACATACCCTCAAGGAAACTCAGTGTTCTctggagaggcggagagggaaacGAAGAGTGAGAGGCCACAACGAAGATGAGAGGCTGAGCTTAGAGGAGCCGCAGCCAACAGAAAAAG ATTTTATCAAAGACCTAGTGAGCAACAAGAGAGGCAATCTAGATTCAATGTCTACACCAAGGAACTCAAGGAGAGTGGCATCCAGCTCACGAGTTAACTATGGGGAAGTAGACACTGAAGATTCAAGGGAAATTACAGAGGAAGACAATGATTCCTCAGTCATGATACCAAAGAGCCGGAGGGAAACCTCTAGTAGGACTAGAAAGAAACCTGAAGttggagagagtgaagaagacgCCTCTGTTGTCAGGGAAACatctagaaataaaagaaaagcggAAGCACAAGAAACCGAGGAAACCATCACAAGCCACAGAGAGTCCTCGAGAACTCGGAGAAAGCAAGACACCTCCATAGGGGACATGGAAAAGGAATCTCATAATACATCAGCAGGGGAGTCAGAGCGTTCACAGAGACTCAGGAATAAGACCTTGAACTCCTCTGTCAACAGTAGTAGGGAAGGTCGGAGGAGGAAACACTCCGAGattgaggaggaagagcaagcaCCAGTGGATACTGACAAGAATGAGGCTCAGAAAAATAAGAGCCagcaggaggcagaggagagactAACTCCAAAGCACAAACGAGCGAGAAGGAGTGATGAGAAAGACCGCACAATCAGTCAGAACCATGAAGTTGTTGAGAGACACACGAGAAGAAATAATGAAGTTGAGGAAACATCAAGAACCAGAAAGTCCAAACGCATTGAAGAGCAACCAGATCCGGTCAACCTCAGATCGAAAAAGTCAAGGCTGAGCAGAAACCTCTCCTCCTCAGACGCAGCAGCTGCTGGCTTGAGGAGGAGTCTGCGTGGAGTTGCCAATGGACCAGAAGAGGAAGAacatgagaatgaggaggatgg CATGGACAGCGGAGACCTGGAGATGCCCCACCTGGAGCCCATGGTGGACCTGGAGAAACACTCAGCCACTCCAAAGTCCAACGAG TCAACAAGAGGGAGGCGAGATTGTGCTGAGAGTCGTTATCTCACAAAGTCGGAGCAAGGAAGAAATGGCAAGGTGGAGACCAaccagaagggagaagagaagatcaCCAAGGTGGAAGAGCCTGCCCAGCCTGCCCAGCCTTCCCTCGTCAAGAAGCGAGGCTGGCCCAAGGGAGTGCCTCGTGGGCCCAAGAACTCTAGTCGTGGTCGAGGCCGGGGTCCAGGTAGACCAGCCAGCCGGGGGCGGGGCAGATCCAAG TTTCAGGGAGCGCAAAAGCCTGCTCCACTGGATGGTCCTGATGTGCAAGAGAGCGTACCTGAGAATCGTCAGTCCCTGAATGATGTCACGGACGGACAGCATGATGAAGTTGAAGAGCCGAAGGGGGTTGAACCTAAAAAGGATGACCCAGTTCCAGATCCTGCTCCTGGGGAGAGTACTCCAGCACCAGAGAAAGAGGCTGATGGCACTGCAGCACTCCCAGAAGCCCCTGTGGAAAATGCTGCGAAGGAGGACAGTGCTGAAAAAGATGATAACGCACAGAAGGAAAGTAAGAGTGAGACCGAGGTTGAGACGGACAGTGTTGCGCCGGAGGAAGTGGAATGTAAAGACCCCGAGAAAGAGGTTGTTAAAGATTGTGATACAAATCCCGCTCCGGACGTTTTCAAGGACAGTGTTGTGGGTGCTAATACAGAAAGCAAAGAAAGTGGTGAGAATGATGCACCAGAGAAGcaggaggatgagatggaggtAGAAAAGGAAAACCATGACCCAGCCAAGGAGGCAGTGCTGGAGAAAGAtgtggcaggggaggtggagcaAGAGCTAAGTGAAGCTGACAAAGCTGTTGCCAGCATCATGAATGGCACCAGTGAGACCATACCCAATGGTGATTGTCTGGAACATGAAACTTTTAGCAATCCTCCTCCTGTTGAAGAGGTGCCTGAGGTTCCAGAATGTAAAGTTGGGGATGGTAGGGTGGACGAAGCTTACCAAGAAGAGGTCACAAAAGCCGTAGAGAGCATCTGGGGTGGCACAGAAGAACGAGAATCAAACCTGGTCGAGGATCCTCGGCCACCTGAAATTATAGAGGAGCCCAAAATATCTAGCCCGTCTGCCCCAATCATTCCTTCATCACCCATCCGCCACACTCTTTCTCCTGCCATCCCATCATGTTCTCCTCTCCACCCTGAAGGTGAAGTGTCTCTACAAAGTCCAGCTAATTCTGTTGACCATAATAGATCCCCAGAATCTTCCGTTCCACACTCCCCTATACCGAGCACCCCTCCACATGCCCCTGCACCTCCGTCCCCCACTACACCAGTACCCTCCCCATTGCCACCGGACTCCCCTCTGGAGCCGCCATGTGCCCCAGCTCCTGTCACTCCAACCTCACCAGGATCTCcagcctcccctccttctccctcctctataggatctcccactcctctccattctccatcTTCTCCGAACTCTGAGATTCCAGTAGACCACATTCAACCTTCAGCTTCTCCTCAGCCACTGGATCTGGAGGAAGACCAGTCGTGTCACTTGCCATCTGCTGAAGAACCAATGCCTGTGCCTGAGACACCCTTACTCTCTACAGTTTCTAGTCACCACAGCCCTGATGTCCAGGAGAGAAAAAGTCAGCATTGTGAACCTGTTGTAAAAGAGCTTGTTCAGGATCAACAGCAGTCTCAGTCTCAGCCCCAGCCACAACCTCAGTCCCAACCTCAGCCTCAGCCacaaccacaacctcagccacaacctCAGCCTCAGTGTTTGCCCCAAGCTCAGTCAGAGTCTCAACCACAGCCAGAGACACATTCACAACCAGAgccacagacagaaaaacaacagACATCACAGTTGCAGACCCAAGAACAAGGGCAAGGGGATGGtcctggagaagaagaaggccatGCAAGTGAGCCACGTGTCCAGGCTGCTGTACCTGGAGTTCCGGATACCCTGAGTGCTGCTGGCCGTCAGGAAGAGAACCTGGCATCCCAGATGGAGCAAACATATGAACCTGCTGATGCCACCAAAGTTGATAATCATCCCACGGGACAAGAGGCTGCTCACACCCATGATCTAGCACTGGAAGTTGGAGAGGGGCCAAAGGTGACAAGTTCTGCTGGAAGCACTCCTCCATCCTCTTGTGGGTCTACCAACACTACGTCAGTGATAACAAGGCaggcacccacacccaccccaccacaccaacAGGAAGTTAGTAGTATGGGTGTTTACACACCTGATTCTACAACAAATTCGGTCCACTCAATGCACGGTTATTCACAGGGTGAGTTTGATGTGTCTCAACTTGGAATTGAGTCACCGACTTCTATATCCAGCAATGAGATGGCTCACTCAGTAGAAGCCCCTCAGCAAGCCTCCACACCCCAGAGTTATAGTGACTGTGCACAAGTATCCAACCAGCAGGTCCAGCCCCCAACACCCACACATGTTCAGCCCACAACACCAACTCATGTACAGCCAtcaaccccaacacacacacaacccacaacacCAACCCCACCACACATAGCCCGGACAACACCAACCCCAACTCCAATTTTACCCCAGCCTGTTCCACAGCCCCAGCCTCAACCTCAAACCCATTCGCAGACACAGACGCAACCCATTATTACACAGTCTACTTCTCAGATCATCCCAGCCATTGGTGTAGTATCCCTACCACATACTCAACCACATCAAGCCCCAACAAAACACCAACCTTCAAAACAGAGGCATATTCAGCCAAAACCACCAGCACAACCCCAGGTCCAGATCTCATCTTCAGGATCTCGACCACCTTCAAATCTAGGAACTCAGTTATCACCTCAGTCTGCAATGGCTGCTATGCATGCCTCCAGTCAGGCTCATATGATGTCGCAGCGGATGGTTGCTGGGACACCACACCCGCCCTCAGGCCTGAGTCAGCACCACCCTATGTCCCACCATCCTCATGCTGCAcatcctccacaccctccacgcACACCACATGTAACACATTCACACTCTCAAATGCAGAATTTCACTCATCATCCAAATTACATGATGGGACCACACCAGCAGATGTTGGGTCACCACACTTCCATGAGTTACTTGGCCCAGCCAACTGTAACAACTTATGCCCAAGCTCACACTCCTGCTCACTCCTCGTCTTACATGACTTCTGTTATCCAGTCCCGCATGGGCGGCCCTCAGCAACCTCCCAGTCAAAATGCCTCGTCCTCTTCTACCTCCAGTACTCAACGTGCAACACATGGGGCTAGCTCTTCTGGTGTATGTGGGCCATCACCCAGCAATTATCACTTCCTAAACTCCAGTCCCCCTGGGCCATCCCCAACGCCAACACCCATGGGGAGTGGCCAACATCATGCTGGAGGAGTACAAGCAAGTGCATCATCATGTAGTATAGCACGGTTACAGCAACTCACAAATGGGATAATGGATATTGTTCCTCAACCTCCCTGTGCAGGTGTGACGCCTCCACCCTCTCACACTGTCACACCTCCTCCGTCTCACACAGTAACCCCGCCtcctgcagcagcagcagctgctgcGGCAGCCCAGCGCAACATGACACCTCCCATCTCAAATTTACAATCCCAGGTGCCATTGTCGTATAAGTATAAATCCCACCAAGCAGCAGCTGCAGCACAGATGTCCTCCAACATGATGGCTCCTGCGATGTTGGGATACCAAGTAAATGGATATCGCATGCCTGGCCAAGCGGGGGCAATGTCAGCCCTCAATCCTTCGTACCTGACCAACCCTTCATTTATGAATCAGCAGCTACCAATGCAGATGATGAATATGCACCCGCAGGCCGCGGGCCAGTACCAAGACCCTCGCACCCAGCCCCAGAACACCATGTACCCACCATATTCGTATATGTCCCCACTGCAGCTCAATGGCACCATGCGGCGGTAG